A stretch of Lathyrus oleraceus cultivar Zhongwan6 chromosome 6, CAAS_Psat_ZW6_1.0, whole genome shotgun sequence DNA encodes these proteins:
- the LOC127093661 gene encoding 26S proteasome non-ATPase regulatory subunit 6 homolog, translated as MVVVLAMKAIVSVELAVIVHALMLLDDPLLSLPSTSENPIFRLRGSLRRHPNNRPPHSPLTSEPPPFPPPQLVLADKLFLLKQPDVQDIDKVGFKEDVFTFVKDHDMVPLYETLVADSVLDMDRTLLDSMRAKIDDELKKLDEKIADAEENLGESEVREAHLAKSLFFIRIGDKEKALEHLKITETKTVAVGQKMDLVFYTLQLGFFDMDFDLISKSIDKAKSLFEEGGDWERKNRLKVYEGLYCMSTRNFEKAATLFLDSISPGLWYSIREEGRQFPLRYDFCNILFGLYWGYFK; from the exons ATGGTCGTCGTGCTAGCAATGAAGGCGATTGTTTCAGTTGAACTTGCAGTGATTGTGCATGCCCTCATGCTATTGGATG ATCCTTTACTTTCTCTTCCTTCAACTTCCGAAAACCCTATTTTCCGCCTTCGAGGGTccctccgccgtcacccaaacaaTCGACCGCCGCACTCGCCTCTCACCTCCGAACCTCCACCGTTTCCGCCACCACAACTCGTCCTAGCCGACAAGCTTTTCCTCCTCAAACAACCCGATGTTCAAGACATTGACAAAGTTGGATTCAAGGAGGATGTCTTCACATTCGTCAAGGATCATG ATATGGTCCCTTTATACGAAACCCTAGTCGCCGATTCTGTTTTGGATATGGATCGTACCCTTTTGGACTCTATGCGTGCTAAAATTGACGATGAGCTTAAGAAGCTTGACGAAAA GATTGCTGATGCCGAGGAAAACTTAGGTGAGAGTGAAGTCCGCGAGGCTCACTTGGCAAAATCCTTGTTTTTCATCCGGATTGGGGACAAG GAGAAAGCCCTGGAACATCTCAAGATAACAGAAACCAAGACTGTTGCAGTGGGGCAGAAGATGGACTTGGTGTTTTATACGCTGCAGCTTGGTTTCTTTGACATGGATTTTGATCTAATTTCCAAAAGTATTGACAAAGCTAAAAG CTTGTTTGAAGAAGGTGGTGACTGGGAAAGGAAGAACCGGCTGAAAGTGTATGAAGGCCTCTACTGCATGTCCACTAGAAATTTTGAGAAGGCTGCAACATTGTTTTTGGATTCTATCTCACCGGGTTTGTGGTACTCAATTAGAGAGGAAGGGAGGCAGTTCCCACTAAG ATATGATTTCTGCAACATTCTGTTTGGATTATATTGGGGATATTTTAAGTGA
- the LOC127093663 gene encoding 2-oxoglutarate-dependent dioxygenase 19: protein MVETTSFLLGDHQHNDNYPASDEEIPTIDYSMLLSDDTDQRSIALQLLAHACEEYGFFYLVNHTMPDDVLKTVLKRISDYFDPKTVDERRISYKKHPSDKFQWRQNANDGENREYLKVIAHPKDQVPSNPISLSKVTEEYNNEMRKIALGLARAMSKNLGFDENYIEKALDMKLGFDVITMNIYPPNSEAKSDIGLTDHTDPSFVITLMQDVNGGLQILSHQGNWINVYIPHHAILIQLGDHLEILTNGKYKSHVHRVLVNNNKVQRISIVTLHGPSLDKFVVPDTKFVDDENPQTYIGMTYRESLEANGDNLIDLQSSLELIKLA, encoded by the exons ATGGTGGAAACAACATCATTTTTATTGGGAGATCACCAACATAATGATAACTACCCAGCTTCTGATGAAGAAATACCCACAATTGATTACTCTATGTTATTATCTGATGACACTGATCAAAGATCTATTGCTCTTCAACTCCTTGCTCATGCTTGTGAGGAATATGGCTTCTTCTAT CTGGTAAATCATACAATGCCAGATGATGTACTCAAAACTGTTTTGAAAAGAATTTCTGATTATTTTGATCCAAAAACTGTCGATGAGAGAAGGATCTCCTATAAAAAGCATCCTTCGGATAAATTTCAATGGCGACAAAATGCTAATGACGGAGAAAATAGAGAATATCTTAAAGTCATTGCACATCCTAAGGATCAAGTTCCTTCAAATCCAATAAGTCTGAG CAAAGTTACAGAAGAATATAACAATGAAATGAGAAAGATTGCACTTGGATTAGCAAGGGCGATGTCAAAAAACTTAGGATTTGATGAAAACTACATAGAGAAGGCATTGGACATGAAGTTAGGGTTCGATGTAATAACCATGAATATTTATCCACCTAATTCTGAGGCCAAGAGTGATATTGGTCTCACTGACCACACTGATCCTAGTTTTGTTATCACCCTAATGCAAGATGTAAATGGGGGTCTTCAAATTCTATCACATCAAGGAAACTGGATTAATGTTTATATTCCTCATCATGCCATACTCATACAACTTGGTGATCATCTTGAG ATCTTAACTAATGGGAAATATAAGAGTCATGTCCATCGAGTTCTTGTTAACAACAACAAAGTGCAAAGGATATCTATTGTTACTCTTCATGGACCTTCGTTAGACAAATTTGTTGTCCCAGATACAAAGTTTGTTGATGATGAAAATCCACAGACTTACATTGGAATGACTTACAGAGAATCCTTGGAAGCAAATGGAGACAACCTGATCGATTTACAATCATCACTTGAGCTCATTAAGCTAGCGTAA